The Schizosaccharomyces pombe strain 972h- genome assembly, chromosome: I genome contains a region encoding:
- the jac1 gene encoding DNAJ domain-containing protein Jac1, translating into MLKQAGNQSFRPFISFAQKSLFNRQITGNHWIFARFKFYPLNKIVNYNHFHSSSCQSEAKNFYKQFEGDISDPPPKGPFDIDLGALKSSYLRKMKTLHPDVAQGKDAALAQRDSAELSKAYNTLKAPLTRAEYILQLQGINPVSEDISNSDPEFLMEIMDVHENISASRDSPEKLLQLSQENQGRKVQEINEIRKAMESSNWDSALLYVNRLRYWNTIDKILHDL; encoded by the coding sequence ATGTTAAAGCAAGCTGGAAACCAGAGCTTTAGGCcctttatttcttttgcaCAGAAGAGTTTATTCAATCGACAAATTACTGGAAATCATTGGATTTTTGCTcgcttcaaattttatcctttaaataaaattgttaattatAATCATTTTCATAGTTCATCATGCCAGTCAGAGGCtaaaaacttttacaaACAATTTGAAGGAGATATCTCGGATCCGCCTCCTAAAGGTCCGTTTGATATTGATTTGGGAGCATTAAAGTCAAGctatttaagaaaaatgaaaacattaCATCCTGATGTTGCTCAGGGAAAAGACGCTGCCTTAGCTCAAAGAGATTCTGCAGAATTATCGAAAGCTTATAACACCTTAAAAGCTCCATTGACTCGAGCGGAATATATTCTCCAGCTTCAAGGAATTAACCCAGTTTCTGAAGATATTTCTAACAGTGACCCTGAATTTTTGATGGAAATCATGGATGTACATGAAAACATTTCCGCTTCAAGGGATTCGCCAGAGAAACTCCTACAGCTAAGTCAAGAAAATCAGGGTAGAAAAGTTCAggaaattaatgaaatacGGAAAGCAATGGAGTCTTCAAATTGGGATAGTGCTCTGCTATATGTCAATCGGCTCCGATATTGGAATACAATTGACAAAATCCTTCACGATTTATAA